One Scomber scombrus chromosome 1, fScoSco1.1, whole genome shotgun sequence DNA segment encodes these proteins:
- the styx gene encoding LOW QUALITY PROTEIN: serine/threonine/tyrosine-interacting protein (The sequence of the model RefSeq protein was modified relative to this genomic sequence to represent the inferred CDS: deleted 1 base in 1 codon): MEEEHKLQFPSLPETREELLDWDYPMRREMQVGKRRLLFVVGSLLLISCPWQCFISHQLPILERQGITHVVCVRQDIEANFIKPNFPHTFRYLVLDIADNPVENIIRFFPSTKEFIDSCLTTGGKVLVHGNAGISRSAALVIAYLMETFGMKYRDAFSHVQERRFCINPNVGFVLQLQEYEAIYLAKLTIKMMSPMQLGRSFSLQAGMPGSRKRSLEEDEDFGAMQVTAAQNG, translated from the exons ATGGAAGAGGAGCACAAACTCCAGTTCCCGTCTCTGCCCGAGACCAGGGAGGAGCTTCTG GACTGGGATTATCCAATGAGAAGAGAAATGCAGGTTGGTAAGAGGAGGctattgtttgttgttggaaGTCTTCTTCTCATTTCTTGTCCTTGGCAGTGTTTCATTTCACACCAA CTGCCAATTCTGGAGAGACAGGGCATAACGCATGTTGTGTGTGTCCGCCAAGACATTGAAGCCAATTTTATCAAACCTAATTTCCCTCATACATTTAG ATACCTTGTGTTAGATATTGCTGACAATCCAGTGGAAAATATAATAAGATTTTTCCCTTCG ACTAAAGAATTTATTGATAGCTGCCTAACAACAGG AGGAAAGGTACTGGTTCACGGGAATGCAGGGATATCAAGAAG TGCTGCCTTAGTGATTGCATAC CTTATGGAAACATTTGGGATGAAATACAG AGATGCATTCAGCCACGTACAAGAGAGGAGGTTCTGCATTAACCCCAATGTCGGCTTTGTGCTTCAGCTACAG GAGTATGAAGCGATCTACCTAGCCAAACTGACCATTAAGATGATGTCACCGATGCAGTTGGGCAGGTCCTTCTCCTTACAAGCCGGGATGCCAG GAAGCCGTAAACGCAGCCTGGAGGAAGACGAGGACTTTGGAGCAATGCAGGTCACAGCAGCGCAGAACGGATGA
- the gnpnat1 gene encoding glucosamine 6-phosphate N-acetyltransferase — protein sequence MQQDETPLFEPSLLQELDWSSNTVSFSPHISPSSPGEGLVLRPLCVADYSRGFFKVLSQLTQAGEVPQEQFTKKFEHMKKTGDYYVVVVEDTELRQIVATATLITEHKFIHSCAKRGRVEEVVVSDVCRGKQLGKLLVSTLTLLSKKLNCYKITLECAPKNVAFYQKFGYNTSDEAYMQCRFFD from the exons ATGCAGCAGGATGAGACTCCGCTTTTTGAGCCCTCCCTGCTTCAGGAGCTGGACTGGAGTAGCAACACTGTGTCCTTCTCTCCTCACATCTCCCCCTCCAGCCCAGGGGAAGGCCTGGTGCTCAGGCCGCTCTGTGTGGCAGACTACAGCAGGG GATTCTTCAAGGTTTTATCTCAACTAACTCAGGCAGGTGAAGTCCCACAGGAGCAGTTCACAA AGAAGTTTGAGCATATGAAGAAGACAGGAGACTACTACGTAGTGGTGGTGGAAGACACAGAACTGAGACAGATTGTTGCCACTGCCACGTTGATCACAGAGCACAAATTCATTCACTCGTGTGCTAAG AGAGGCCGGGTGGAGGAGGTAGTAGTCAGTGACGTGTGCAGGGGGAAGCAGCTGGGTAAACT GTTAGTTTCAACACTCACTCTTCTCAGCAAAAAACTGAATTGCTATAAGATCACACTGGAATGTGCACCCAAAAATGTGGCTTTCTACCAAAAGTTTGGCTATAACACTTCGGATGAGGCATACATGCAGTGCCGGTTCTTCGACTGA